A DNA window from Argopecten irradians isolate NY chromosome 10, Ai_NY, whole genome shotgun sequence contains the following coding sequences:
- the LOC138333037 gene encoding neuronal acetylcholine receptor subunit alpha-9-like, translating into MDPTHMFVFLFCVSFQAAEGAVNMSALMSHVFTNYHKDIKPVCDTDSPIEVRIGLALRQIIELNEPKQLLQINAWLRLNWDDCNLAWNASEFDSIASLIVPVTKVWVPDITLYDNAESTVEGVKDYRLSIGSSGSVAYNFPTVITSLCQVDVTYFPFDTQTCALTFGSWAYHGLQLNITNKSVSGDLTSFVSNVEWDVKAINIIRHVIYYGCCPEPYPDVTFYLVLDRKPLFYLLNLMFPCMLITSVACLGFLLPPDSGEKVSLEITVLLSLAVFLLVVSETLPPSSETFPYIGVYFLCAMLLVSVSCLMTVIVLNLHYKGNHGKEVPKIIRQIFFGILGKLVMVKAPSKATASVSPSAPKTPKIIEVQAFDFEPKTNSLENGKQNNKSLDDPTIYENNKSVRTSDTDSSLNASDLIHILRKQLESLSKIEKFMRDHNKWEENVAEWQLLGQVVDRVFLFFFILISFITTITIFVQTSSN; encoded by the exons CTGCCGAGGGAGCGGTGAACATGTCCGCGCTGATGAGCCATGTCTTCACCAACTACCATAAAGATATCAAACCGGTGTGTGACACTGACAGTCCTATCGAGGTCCGGATTGGACTGGCTCTCCGTCAGATCATCGAGTTG AATGAACCCAAACAGTTACTTCAGATCAACGCTTGGCTCCGATTG AACTGGGATGACTGTAACTTGGCGTGGAATGCCTCAGAGTTCGACTCTATTGCTAGCCTTATCGTGCCTGTGACTAAAGTATGGGTGCCAGATATAACACTCTATGACAA TGCCGAAAGTACCGTGGAAGGTGTAAAGGACTATAGACTCAGCATTGGATCATCTGGTTCAGTAGCATACAACTTCCCTACCGTCATCACAAGTCTCTGTCAAGTGGATGTCACCTACTTCCCCTTCGATACGCAGACATGCGCGCTCACGTTTGGTTCCTGGGCCTACCATGGACTACAGCTGAACATCACCAACAAATCTGTATCTGGAGATCTCACTTCGTTTGTCAGTAACGTAGAGTGGGATGTGAAGGCCATCAACATCATACGTCACGTAATCTACTATGGATGCTGTCCGGAACCATACCCGGATGTGACGTTTTATCTCGTGTTAGACCGGAAGCCACTCTTTTACTTGCTGAACTTGATGTTCCCGTGTATGCTGATAACATCTGTTGCATGTCTTGGATTTCTGCTTCCCCCAGATTCCGGAGAAAAAGTATCTCTGGAGATAACAGTGCTACTATCACTGGCTGTGTTCCTGTTGGTCGTATCAGAAACATTGCCACCATCATCGGAAACATTTCCTTACATAG GTGTGTACTTCCTGTGCGCCATGCTGCTTGTTTCTGTTTCCTGTCTAATGACTGTCATCGTACTCAACCTACACTACAAGGGTAACCATGGCAAGGAGGTTCCGAAAATCATTCGACAGATTTTCTTCGGTATCCTTGGAAAGCTAGTCATGGTTAAAGCGCCCTCTAAGGCCACGGCAAGTGTTTCCCCTTCTGCTCCGAAAACG CCAAAGATAATTGAAGTCCAAGCATTTGATTTCGAACCAAAAACTAACAGTCTGGAAAATGGGAAACAGAATAACAAATCATTGGATGATCCAAccatttatgaaaataacaaaagcGTGCGGACGTCCGATACCGATTCGAGTCTGAACGCCAGTGATCTAATACACATCTTACGGAAACAGCTGGAGTCGCTCTCCAAGATCGAGAAGTTCATGCGTGACCACAATAAGTGGGAGGAAAATGTGGCGGAGTGGCAACTATTAGGTCAGGTCGTGGATCGCGTCTTCCTCTTCTTCTTCATACTCATCAGTTTCATCACGACGATCACCATATTTGTCCAGACATCGTCAAACtga